The following are encoded in a window of Nostoc sp. UHCC 0302 genomic DNA:
- a CDS encoding IS4 family transposase, protein MLPEFYETHLKRELGRTEYLLLKLLICLLQSIKTVSLEALATALPIPILFESRRKKLQRFLSLNYINVEEIWFPIIKSWLEINFPLNEVIYVVIDRTNWGCINLLMISVVWDKRSIPIYFELLDKLGSSNFDEQEAVFKKALPIFKDYKIVVLGDREFCSIKLANWLTEQKVYFCLRLKKDAFIEIEPEIWLQLRDLGLAPGLSFFYQGIKYTKSQGFVSFNLATKWKRKRFGVAPEEGWFILTNLDDLDSAIKAYKQRFDIEEMFRDFKSGGYNLEDTNVSGQRLISLILLISLAYTAATISGQKIKRMGVQKYVGRIKESGRTVRRHSSFYIGLYGSNWVDFMENSYELVAELMTLAPNKRKYYQQGERAMRLILSAF, encoded by the coding sequence ATATTACCAGAATTCTACGAGACACACCTCAAGCGAGAGCTTGGACGTACTGAATACTTATTACTAAAACTCCTTATCTGTTTATTACAATCTATTAAAACTGTTAGCCTTGAGGCGCTAGCGACTGCTTTACCAATACCAATACTATTTGAAAGTAGAAGGAAAAAACTTCAGCGATTTTTATCTTTAAATTACATCAATGTTGAAGAAATTTGGTTTCCAATTATCAAAAGCTGGCTAGAAATAAATTTTCCTTTAAATGAAGTTATTTATGTAGTTATAGATCGGACTAATTGGGGATGCATTAATCTATTAATGATTAGCGTGGTTTGGGACAAAAGGTCTATCCCAATATATTTTGAGCTATTAGACAAGTTAGGCTCAAGTAATTTTGATGAACAAGAAGCAGTATTTAAAAAAGCATTACCGATTTTCAAGGATTATAAAATTGTAGTGTTAGGAGACCGAGAATTTTGTTCAATAAAGTTGGCTAACTGGCTCACAGAGCAGAAAGTATATTTCTGCTTACGCTTAAAAAAGGACGCATTTATAGAAATAGAACCAGAAATTTGGCTGCAATTAAGAGATTTGGGTTTAGCACCTGGTCTTTCCTTCTTTTACCAAGGTATTAAATATACGAAATCTCAAGGGTTTGTTAGCTTTAATCTCGCTACTAAATGGAAACGGAAACGTTTTGGAGTTGCGCCGGAAGAGGGCTGGTTTATTCTGACTAATTTAGATGATTTAGATTCGGCTATTAAGGCTTATAAACAACGTTTTGATATTGAGGAAATGTTTAGAGATTTTAAAAGCGGTGGTTATAATTTAGAAGATACTAATGTATCAGGTCAAAGGCTAATTTCCCTAATATTATTAATCTCACTTGCATACACGGCTGCAACTATATCTGGTCAAAAAATTAAACGCATGGGTGTTCAAAAATATGTAGGCAGAATTAAAGAATCTGGGCGGACAGTTCGCCGTCATAGCAGTTTTTATATTGGATTATATGGGTCTAACTGGGTCGATTTCATGGAAAATTCTTATGAATTGGTGGCTGAGTTAATGACACTAGCTCCTAATAAGCGTAAGTATTATCAACAAGGAGAAAGGGCTATGAGGCTTATTTTATCTGCATTCTAG
- a CDS encoding transposase — translation MSKIYHFSPFTQQRRPEDQTCVLRSYIRQRDTLIKSASVHVQRMQKALIQMNVHLHKVISDVTGLTGMKIIKAIVAGEQDPQVLASLKDPRIKSSTADISKALTGDYLCEHLFVLQQELTLYEVYQQQITAVDAQIEKCLASFEPKTLLQPPTTGRKRRKKPTANHPTFDLHNYLYRMAGVDFTLINGLDALTVRTILSEVGLDPKRFPTVKHFTSWLGLCPGQKVTGGQVKSSKTRTVVNRAANAFRMAAFSLTQSRSAVGAFYRRLRSPLAGLCPSRLGTPKAITATAHKLARMFYLIFRTST, via the coding sequence ATAAGTAAAATTTACCATTTTTCCCCATTCACGCAACAACGCCGCCCGGAAGACCAAACCTGTGTGCTACGCAGTTATATCCGTCAACGAGATACTTTAATTAAAAGTGCTAGTGTCCATGTACAACGAATGCAAAAAGCACTTATTCAGATGAATGTACATCTCCACAAAGTCATAAGCGATGTGACTGGTCTAACAGGAATGAAGATTATCAAAGCTATCGTTGCAGGTGAGCAAGACCCACAAGTTTTAGCATCTCTCAAAGACCCACGCATTAAAAGCAGCACAGCAGATATTAGTAAAGCATTAACTGGCGACTACCTCTGTGAACATTTATTTGTCCTCCAGCAAGAATTAACTTTGTATGAGGTTTATCAACAACAGATCACTGCTGTTGACGCACAAATTGAAAAATGTTTAGCATCTTTTGAACCCAAGACTTTACTTCAACCGCCGACAACCGGGAGAAAACGCCGGAAAAAACCAACTGCAAATCACCCAACTTTTGATTTACACAATTATCTTTATCGCATGGCAGGGGTAGATTTTACACTGATCAATGGTCTTGATGCTTTAACTGTACGAACCATTTTATCAGAAGTGGGATTAGACCCAAAACGCTTTCCCACAGTTAAGCACTTTACCTCTTGGCTTGGTTTGTGTCCAGGACAAAAAGTCACTGGGGGTCAGGTTAAAAGTTCTAAAACTCGTACTGTTGTCAATCGTGCTGCAAATGCTTTTCGCATGGCTGCGTTTTCTTTGACTCAAAGTCGTTCTGCTGTTGGAGCTTTTTATCGACGATTGCGATCGCCCTTGGCGGGGCTTTGCCCATCGCGCTTGGGTACCCCAAAAGCAATTACTGCTACTGCCCACAAGCTGGCACGTATGTTCTACCTGATCTTCCGCACTTCAACTTGA
- a CDS encoding IS5 family transposase, protein MKTKAKDNYRVRNWQEYGAALKQRGSLTFWVSEEVIEQWRNEKKTGQKGASNYYSDIAIPSVSFANATMGTVQSVFHLAGRQTEGFLESLFILMGIELKVPDHSTLCRRLSKLSVGLPVIPKNEAIHVVVDSTGVKVYGEGEWKVRTHGAGKRRTWRKLHLGCDEGTGEILAAMVTTNDVADCEVLPDLLEQIDTPIEQISGDGGYDTFGCYNTITSRDAKAVIPPRSSAKIQQHANSKELPHPRDENIRRVRQVGSKQWKQESAYHRRSLSETAMFRLKSIFGGKLRRRFFENQAVELLLQCAALNRMIQLGKPDSYKVQD, encoded by the coding sequence ATGAAGACAAAAGCCAAAGACAACTACAGAGTCCGTAACTGGCAGGAATACGGTGCGGCACTCAAGCAGCGAGGCAGTCTGACTTTCTGGGTTAGTGAGGAAGTAATTGAACAATGGCGGAACGAAAAAAAGACAGGACAGAAGGGAGCCTCTAATTATTACAGTGATATAGCGATACCTTCGGTAAGCTTCGCTAACGCTACGATGGGAACTGTACAATCGGTATTTCACTTAGCAGGGCGGCAAACGGAAGGATTTTTGGAATCACTGTTTATCTTAATGGGAATTGAGTTGAAGGTGCCAGATCACTCCACCTTATGCCGTCGTTTGAGCAAACTATCGGTGGGACTGCCCGTAATCCCAAAGAATGAGGCAATCCATGTTGTAGTGGATTCAACTGGTGTAAAAGTGTATGGCGAGGGAGAATGGAAAGTTCGCACACACGGGGCAGGTAAACGACGAACGTGGCGGAAGTTGCATCTTGGCTGTGATGAAGGAACCGGAGAGATTTTGGCCGCGATGGTGACTACTAATGACGTAGCAGATTGTGAAGTATTGCCTGACTTACTAGAGCAGATTGATACCCCTATTGAACAAATATCTGGTGATGGCGGTTATGACACATTCGGCTGTTACAACACAATCACCTCACGCGATGCCAAAGCAGTAATTCCACCTCGCAGTAGCGCCAAGATTCAGCAACACGCTAACTCTAAAGAACTGCCTCATCCACGTGATGAAAATATACGCAGGGTGCGCCAAGTTGGATCTAAGCAATGGAAACAGGAAAGCGCTTATCATAGACGTTCTTTGTCTGAAACTGCTATGTTCCGACTAAAAAGTATTTTTGGGGGCAAGTTAAGACGACGCTTTTTTGAAAACCAAGCCGTCGAGTTATTGCTGCAATGTGCTGCTCTCAATCGCATGATCCAGTTGGGTAAACCAGACAGCTATAAAGTGCAAGACTAA